The DNA region AGCAATGATATAAAACAGGTACATCACCAGTATGttgtaagttatttttttctaagaaatataaGACAACaaatttgcagaaaaaaagaaactttaattAAAACAAGGAAGAGTAAGCAAAAACATATTGGGACTGTTTTTATTATCTTAAACTCCTTATGCTTCCAGCTGGAGATTTTAGTGATGATTTTGGTGTCATAGTCCGACTTGAGACTTTCACGGGGGTAGGAGCAGGTGTGGCTGGCTCAGGCTTCTGATCCTTttgctcttttctctttctcatacaAAGACAACAAAtacaacataagaaaaaaattaaaagaataatcaAAATTAGGCACAAGAAACAAaacttcttctccctctctctccttgggGGTGGGCCACTGTCAATACTACCTCCATGTCCTTCTATCACACAGTTGGGTGGATCCCACAAATAGTTGCAATGACAGTGATGCTTATTGTTGCAGATGCCCCTCATGTTGCAGAATTTAGGTGAACAATTGCTATCCAGAGCAGATATATGGACGCATTTCCTGTGGATACAGAGATGTTCTACACCACACTCTGTGCCATCTTTCACGTCACCAACATCAGGTGTAATCATTCCAAAGTGATAATCAGTACCCCAGCAGGTTATGTCATCATAATGAGTCCAATGCGCAGTTGTATGTTCACTCAGTTGTGGAACTTGTTTCACATTATCACACTGAAGTCTTCCGCACAGGACATCTGATGTGTTGCATTTTTTATATACAACACCACTGATGCCACAGTGTCCAAAACGAGTACCTTGGATGTTTAGTTCTTTGTAGCAAGTCAGATGTGCATTTTTTGCTTCATCACCAAAAATACTCTTGCACTGTAAAGTGCGATCACTGCATCTTTTTTCATAACAGTAAGACGTGTCGTTACAGGGAATTCCATCTTCCACATACACATCATCTGGACACTTATGGGAAGTTCCATTGCACCACTCTGGAAGATCACATAGATTGGCCTCCTTTCTACACACGGAACCTAACGGTAAGAACTGGCAGTTTTTACAGCAAAGTCCAGAAGAACAGACAGACCCAGAAGTTAAAGTACAATTTGGCATACAACATGGATCTTTTTGACAGCGCTGTAAAGTTCCACAGtcacattcttcttcttcttcaataacACCATTTCCACAACGTGTCCAGTTAAAGATGTCTGTTGTATACTCATGTTCCAGCAAACATGTTGTCCTTTCCACAGTGTACCACCAGAACTGTTGATAACTACAATTGCTAAATTTAGGTGTTGGTGGGTTATCAAAATGCATTATACActtaggtttcccacatgcacaTGGGTGATCATCATGGGTCATGCCCAAACTATGTCCTATATGATGGGCCATTGCAATTGCACAGAGTGACAGGCTTCTCTGAAAGAAGGTAACAACTCCACAACTCTTATAAGGTACGCACATTCCTGCAACTAACCCTAGACCACTTAATCCTCTTAAGTTCTTGTTTATGAAAAGCATTGCCATATCATGTTTTTTCCGGTAATACATGTTTAGATGTTTCCAATTGCAAAAAAAGGTAATAGTTTTTCTTACATCATCAACTACAATCTTATCATCATCATTCCAGATTTCCATAGAAAAAAGCATCAATCTAATGCCAAATACATCATAAATGGAATCTGCTACGTTTGAAATCACATATAGATCGCCGATCAATGTTGAGCTATTCCTTTTATAAAAATCATATAGAGAAGAATCAATCACCAGTGCAATTTCAATTGTCCTGTAATGAACCCACCATCCAACATAGTCACTTTGCTTCAGGGTGGAATCATCAAGCTCTTGACCCATTATTTCATCTTGTATGATGCCAGATCTCATGGTGCGAGATTGTGTTTCTTCACTTTTCATCTCATATACCAGATGTTCAAACGT from Ochotona princeps isolate mOchPri1 chromosome 11, mOchPri1.hap1, whole genome shotgun sequence includes:
- the LOC101528925 gene encoding disintegrin and metalloproteinase domain-containing protein 29-like yields the protein MTLMKAPLFMRFLLLLNWLGVLVSFPGLTQAEHHSNHNPPEVVIPLKVTSSARSKKPSGWLSYSLRFGGHRHIVHIKVKKFLLSKHPTLFTYTDQGALLEDEPFVQNDCYYHGFVEGDPESLVALSTCFGGFKGMLHINNVAYEIMPVVFSTTFEHLVYEMKSEETQSRTMRSGIIQDEIMGQELDDSTLKQSDYVGWWVHYRTIEIALVIDSSLYDFYKRNSSTLIGDLYVISNVADSIYDVFGIRLMLFSMEIWNDDDKIVVDDVRKTITFFCNWKHLNMYYRKKHDMAMLFINKNLRGLSGLGLVAGMCVPYKSCGVVTFFQRSLSLCAIAMAHHIGHSLGMTHDDHPCACGKPKCIMHFDNPPTPKFSNCSYQQFWWYTVERTTCLLEHEYTTDIFNWTRCGNGVIEEEEECDCGTLQRCQKDPCCMPNCTLTSGSVCSSGLCCKNCQFLPLGSVCRKEANLCDLPEWCNGTSHKCPDDVYVEDGIPCNDTSYCYEKRCSDRTLQCKSIFGDEAKNAHLTCYKELNIQGTRFGHCGISGVVYKKCNTSDVLCGRLQCDNVKQVPQLSEHTTAHWTHYDDITCWGTDYHFGMITPDVGDVKDGTECGVEHLCIHRKCVHISALDSNCSPKFCNMRGICNNKHHCHCNYLWDPPNCVIEGHGEKRAKGSEA